The Coregonus clupeaformis isolate EN_2021a chromosome 6, ASM2061545v1, whole genome shotgun sequence genome has a segment encoding these proteins:
- the LOC121567526 gene encoding WD repeat-containing protein 20 has protein sequence MPVSPIFIVVSSIISRSTFQFPVQLDCGLLKMAGDGGALKDINEIKSQFRTREGFYKLLTLSDSQQRGGLPRGLSAGTTVGPGGGPGSIPGGGLGLVQGPGAASSSNAAANSSPAGFLPPVRVSMVKLQPEDPSEESERVCFNIGRELYFYTYTNIKKAVDLSKPIDKRIYKGTQPTCHDFNQYSARADSVALIVGFSAGQVQYLDPIKKETSKLFNEERMIDKSKVTCLKWLPKSENLFLASYASGHLYLYNVEHPCGTAAPQYSLLRQGEGFAVYACKTKTPRNPLLRWAVGDGGLNEFAFSPDGVHVACVGQDGCLRVFHFDSMELQGVMKSYFGGLLCVSWSPDGKYLATGGEDDLVTVWSFAESRVVARGHGHKSWVNVVAFDPFTTSLEDEEPMELSGSEEDLQQGPLHFGRVRTSSTLSRLSRHSSKGGSPSVTYRFGSVGQDTQFCLWDLTDDVLYPRLPLSRALTNTFGPTIPPSVSSTINNTTGGGSGGVEGHQHPTTNPHQPPTMPLPLPRSLSRSNSLPHPAVANVSKGQSTTESGGGSGGGNATPFSIGRFATLSLQERKSDKSGGSGVGGEKEHKRYHSLGNISKSNDKINVAPRSSRLDAAKVLGTTLCPRMHEVPLLEPLVCKKIAHERLTVLVFMDDCIITACQEGLICTWARPGKVNLTAQNGNSPSGTVV, from the exons ATGCCCGTCTCTCCCATTTTCATTGTAGTTTCGAGTATTATTTCCAGGTCAACATTTCAATTTCCTGTGCAGCTTGATTGTGGACTACTAAAAATGGCTGGTGATGGAGGCGCTCTGAAGGATATCAATGAGATTAAATCCCAGTTCAGGACTAGAGAGGGTTTTTACAAACTGCTGACCCTCTCGGATTCACAACAACGAGGCGGACTACCTCGGGGTCTGTCCGCAGGTACCACGGTGGGCCCCGGGGGTGGACCGGGTTCGATACCCGGTGGTGGTTTAGGTCTGGTGCAGGGGCCCGGAGCTGCCTCCTCCTCCAATGCCGCAGCCAACTCCTCTCCGGCGGGCTTCCTCCCTCCTGTCAGGGTCTCCATGGTGAAGCTTCAGCCCGAGGACCCGAGCGAAGAATCCGAGAGAGTGTGTTTTAACATCGGAAGAGAGCTTTATTTCTACACCTACACAAATATCAAGAAG GCTGTGGACCTCAGTAAACCCATAGACAAGCGTATCTACAAGGGCACCCAGCCCACCTGCCATGACTTCAACCAGTACTCTGCCAGAGCAGACAGTGTGGCCCTCATTGTGGGCTTCTCAGCAGGCCAGGTTCAATACCTGGACCCCATTAAGAAGGAGACAAGCAAGCTCTTCaatgaggaa AGGATGATAGACAAGTCCAAGGTGACCTGTCTGAAATGGCTGCCCAAGTCAGAAAACCTGTTCCTGGCCTCCTACGCCAGTGGCCACCTCTACCTCTACAACGTGGAGCACCCGTGTGGCACCGCCGCCCCGCAGTACTCCCTGCTCCGCCAGGGCGAGGGCTTTGCAGTCTACGCCTGCAAGACGAAGACGCCCCGAAACCCGCTGCTGCGCTGGGCCGTGGGCGACGGAGGCCTCAACGAGTTTGCCTTCTCGCCGGACGGCGTGCATGTGGCGTGCGTGGGCCAGGACGGCTGCCTGCGCGTCTTCCACTTTGACTCCATGGAGCTGCAGGGCGTAATGAAGAGTTACTTTGGCGGCCTGCTGTGCGTCTCCTGGAGCCCCGACGGCAAATACCTGGCCACGGGTGGCGAGGACGACCTGGTGACGGTGTGGTCATTCGCGGAAAGCCGCGTGGTGGCCCGGGGACACGGCCACAAGTCCTGGGTGAACGTGGTGGCCTTTGACCCCTTCACCACCAGCCTGGAGGACGAGGAGCCCATGGAGCTGAGCGGCAGCGAGGAGGACCTACAGCAGGGGCCGCTGCACTTTGGCCGCGTGCGCACCAGCAGCACGCTGTCACGCCTCTCCCGCCACAGCTCCAAGGGCGGCTCGCCCTCCGTCACCTACCGCTTCGGCTCGGTGGGCCAGGATACCCAGTTCTGCCTGTGGGACCTGACGGATGACGTGCTGTACCCGCGTTTGCCCCTGTCCCGTGCCCTCACCAACACCTTCGGCCCCACTATCCCCCCCTCTGTCAGCAGCACCATCAACAACACTAcaggtggagggagtggaggggtagagggccaCCAGCACCCCACCACTAACCCCCACCAGCCCCCCACCATGCCCCTGCCTCTCCCCCGCTCCCTGTCGCGCTCcaactccctcccccaccccgcCGTGGCCAACGTCTCTAAGGGCCAGAGCACGACGGAGAGCGGGGGAGGGAGCGGAGGGGGCAACGCCACCCCCTTCAGTATCGGCCGCTTCGCCACGCTCTCCCTGCAGGAGCGTAAGTCGGACAAGTCTGGGGGGAGCGGGGTGGGCGGGGAGAAGGAGCACAAGCGCTACCATAGCCTGGGCAACATCAGCAAGAGCAACGACAAGATCAACGTAGCGCCACGCAGCAGTCGCCTGGACGCCGCCAAGGTGCTGGGCACCACCCTGTGCCCGCGGATGCACGAGGTGCCCCTGCTGGAGCCCCTGGTGTGTAAGAAGATCGCCCACGAGAGGCTGACCGTGCTGGTGTTCATGGACGACTGCATCATCACCGCGTGCCAGGAGGGCCTCATCTGCACCTGGGCACGGCCGGGTAAAGTG AACTTGACAGCACAGAACGGGAACTCTCCCAGTGGCACGGTGGTATAG